CTAACACATTTAAAACAAGTCTTGCAATCTGAAATTGCAAACAAGTAACGAGCTAGATTCACACCTTAACTTGTAGGCTAGACAGTGAATAGAGCAAGAATCTAAGGACAATAGAAGCGAAGAGGGAAGTCGGAGGAAGATATTTTGGGGAGTCCAAagccagagagctagagagaaacGACAGGGGGGACtttaacagggagagagagagagaacacacagctccAGTTTAAGACCCAGAAAGAGTGAGGAGAGGTAAATGGATGTGGCCACATCTCACAACATAATTTGCACAAGCACCTGAAGGTAAATGACGAGCCATTAtggtgtctgggtaatgtagtgtttccCCATCACCTTGTTTCAGGACAAGGAACATCCACGGCTTCTCATCCCAGAGTTATGTCGTCTTTTCTACCAACTCGGCTGGGTtacagggacaggaggagggctAAGTTTGAGACGTGGGTAAGTGCTCTGACTTTAATattgtttaatattttttttaaattcaaaacCTCATACGTGACTTGGTCTTTAGTTAAATGTAGAGAGAGAGCTAATATATATGCATGCTAGCTAATGAACATTCATCTCCCCATTTTGTTGTACCTAGAGATCAGATCTACATTGCCCCGTCTGGAGTGCAGAAGGAGAGACTACAGGTGAGCAGGGCTGGTGTTTTGCCTTCATATCATCATAGAGACTACAGGTGAGCAGGGCTGGTGTTTTGCCTTCATATCATCATAGAGACTACAGGTGAGCAGGGCTGGTGTTTTGCCTTCATATCATCATAGAGACTACAGGTGAGCAGGGCTGGTGTTTTGCCTTCATATCATCATAGAGACTACAGGTGAGCAGGGCTGGTGTTTTGCCTTCATATCATCATAGAGTCTACAGGTGAGCAGGGCTGGTTTTTTGCCTTCATATCATCATAGAGACTACAGGTGAGCAGGGCTGGTGTTTTGCCTTCATATCATCATAGAGACTACAGGTGAGCAGGGCTGGTGTTTTGCCTTCATATCATCATAGAGACTACAGGTGAGCAGGGCCGGTGTTTTGCCTTCATATCATCATAGAGACTACAGGTGAGCAGGGCCGGTGTTTTGCCTTCATATCATCATAGTCTACAGGTGAGCAGGGCTGGTGTTTTACCTTCATATCATCATAGAGACTACAGGTGAGCAGGGCTGGTGTTTTGCCTTCATATCATCAGAGCCAACTTGGACTACCTAGTTTGACAGTTTCTGGAGATATgttttttatgtgtgtgttgcaCCCTGTAGCCAGATGAcatgtttgtctgtgatgtggaGGAGCGAGACATCAGCTCCCCACCCCCCTGGAAGAACCTGAAGAAGAGCCAGTGCACCCCTCTGTTCATGAATGCCTTCACTATGAGAGGTGAGCTCTCTGTTCATGAATCATACACTATGAGAGGTGACTTCTCTCTGTCCATGATTGATACACTGAGAGGTGAGCTCTCTGTTAATGAATAATACACTATGAGGGGTGAGCTCTCTCTGTTAATGAATGATAGTCTATGAGGGGTGAGCTGTACACAGACCCACGAATAGGCCAACATGCTAACTGTCTCCCTCCTGTTCCTCAGCGGCGCAGGCCGTCATCCACACCCACTCCAAGGCTGCCGTCATGGCAACTCTGTTTTATCCTGGCAAGGAGTTCCGCATAACTCACCAGGAGATGATAAAGGGAATCCGCAAGGGCACCTCCAAAACCAACTACAGGTAGGCACATGGCTAGGACACCTCCAGCACCAACTACAGTTAGGCACATGGCTAGGACACCTCTAGAACCAACTACAGGTAGGCACATGGCTAGGACACCTCCGACACCAACTACGGGTCGGCACGTGGCTAGGACACCTCCGGCACCAACTACGGGTGCACGTGGAGAGGACACATCCGGCACCTCCAGCACCAGGTAGGCACATGGCTAGGACTCCTCCAGCATCAACTACGGGTGGGCACGTGGCTAGGACACATCCAGCACCAACTACGGGTGGGCACATGGCAGGGACACCTCCAGCACCAACTACGGGTCGGCACGTGGCTAGGACACCTCCAGCACCAACTACGGGTGGGCACGTGGCGAGAACACCTCCAGCACCAACTACGGGTCGGCACGTGGCTAGGACACTTCCAGCACCAACTACGGGTCGACACGTGGCTAGGACACCTCCGGCACCAACTACGGGTGGGCACGTGGAGAGGACATCTCCGGCACCAACTACGGGTGGGCACGTGGCTAGGACACCTCCGGCACCAACTACGGGTGGGCACGTGGCTAGGACACCTCCGGCACCAACTACAGGTGGGCACGTGGCTAGGACACCTCCAGAACCAACTACAGGTGGGCACGTGGCTAGGACACCTCCAGAACCAACTACAGGTGGGCACGTGGCTAGGACACCTCCAGAACCAACTACAGGTGGGCACGTGGCTAGGACACCTCCAGAACCAACTACAGGTGGGCACATGGCTAGGACACCTCCAGAGGACACCTCCAGCACCAACTACAGGTGGGCACATGGCTAGGACACCTCCAGCACCAACTACAGGTGGGCACATGGCTAGGACACCTCCAGCACCAACTACAGGTGGGCACATGGCTAGGACACCTCCAGCACCAACTACAGGTGGGCACATGGCTAGGACACCTCCAGCACCAGGTAGGCACATGGCTAGGACACCTCCAGCACCAACTACGGGTGGGCACATGGCTAGGACACCTCCAGCACCAACTACGGGTGGGCACATGGCAGGGACACCTCCAGCACCAACTAGGGGAGGGCATGTGGCAGGGACACCTCCAGCACCAACTACGGGTCGGCACGTGGCTAGGACACCTCCAGCACCAACTACGGGTGGGCACGTGGCGAGAACACCTCCAGCACCAACTACGGGTCGGCACGTGGCTAGGACACTTCCAGCACCAACTACGGGTCGACACGTGGCTAGGACACCTCCGGCACCAACTACGGGTGGGCACGTGGACACCAACTACAGGTGGGCACATGGCTAGGACACCTCCAGCACCAACTACAGGTGGGCACATGGCTAGGACACCTCCAGCACCAGGTAGGCACATGGCTAGGACACCTCCAGCACCAACTACGGGTGGGCACATGGCTAGGACACCTCCAGCACCAACTACGGGTGGGCACGTGGAGAGGACACATCCAGCACCAACTACGGGTGGGCACATGGCTAGGACACATCCAGCACCAACTACGGGTAGGCACATGGCTAGGACACCTCCAGCACCAACTGCGGGTAGGCACATGGCAGGGACACCTCCAGCACCAACTACGGGTCGGTACGTGGTGAGGACACCTCCAGCACCAACTACGGGCGGGCAGGTTGTGAGGACACCTACCTCCAGCACCAACTACAGGTGGGCACGTGGCTAGGACACCTCCAGGCAGGCAGGTTGCGAGGACACCTCCAGCACCAACTACGAGCTGGGCCCTGGCGAGGGCACCTCCAGCGCCAACGACGGCCGTATAAGTGCTCaatgggaaaggggatacctagtcagttgtccaaatGAATGAATtcaacatttaacccaacccctctgaatcagatgtgcggggggctgccttaatcaacatctaCATCTTCGgtacccagggaacagtgggttaactgccttgttcaggggcagaatgacagatttttaccttgtcagctcagggattcgatccagcaatcttacggttactggcccaacactctaatcactaagctacctgccaatGTGCTACAGTGTGAATGTCTGTACTGAAACAGTCCAGCCCCGGCAGTTTATGGAAATTAATGTGGGAATCCAGATGTTACCTTGTAACTCCTGTCAATTCTGGCACATTTTCATCCAGGGGAGACTGACACTTGATTTTAGATAGTGGCCCTATTGACTATGCATTCTGCTCACACACTGacgttgacgtgtgtgtgtgtagatatgaTGAAACCCTGGTGGTCCCCATCATTGAGAACACCCCGGAGGAGCGGGACCTGAAGGAGCGCATGGCGCTGGCCATGGAGCAGTACCCAGACTCCTGTGCGGTCCTCGTCCGGCGCCACGGCGTCTACGTGTGGGGGGAGTCCTGGGAGAAAGCCAAGACCATGTGAGTTAATGAataactatgaagtaacacaatGTTTTATAGAAGTAATACTTTTATAGAAGTGAATAATAATTAATTATAAATAGTCTAAAAGTAATGTTTGTAGAAGTATTACTGTGAATGTGTCATTTAGACTGAATGTATCACTGTTTTAAATGCATCATTGGTGCTTTCTAGAGGTTTGTGTGGTAGTGGGTTATCCGCGTGTCTTGTTCCAGGTGTGAATGTTATGACTACCTATTTGACATCGCCGTCCAAATGAAGCAGAGTGGAATGGATCCTTCAGCACCACCCGTTGAAGAGAACCATTACTACGATGTCCAACCATCCCAATAAATGGAGGCAAACAATCAGGGCCTAAAATGAACGCCTGCCAAATgtggattttttttcccccagCCATGTCGCCGGGTGGTCAGGACTTCACAGTGCAAGTATTTCACTTGCATTTGTGAATATAAAAAGTCAAGTTTGATCACATTTACAGTGACATATATGCTGCACTTGCTGTTTTCAAAATATTTCTGCCGTttttgtttcatagctggtaATATATAGCCTATTCCACCTCGCTCTGCAACACAGCCTGGCTGGGGGACTGTACGCACGTGAAGAGCTGAGTGAAAGATTACATTTTTAGAAGCGCTGTGCACAGGCATAaaagttggtctaatttactTGAAAAGAAAGTCTACTGAAGTGAAACCCTGTCCTTGTATTTTttggctatttacattgttttgttcacaaactaggttgtttttctatgtttgagtTTCAACTGCTTGGGAAGAGAAGGCCACGCTTCTACTAGTCAATCTCACAGGCAGAAACAATACTGATTTGCGCTGCCACGGTAACCCTCCCGCCCTTAAAGGTGCAGGTGAACATTTTTGTCTCTGATATTTTGGTTAAAAATTAAATTAATCAATATACCAATTTACTTCTTACTAGTAATACACttattgttttagaaacattacaaagcatgctcatctgtttttttgtgttttgttggtgtaatTTTTGTGGAAAAAATATTTTggcttgtaaaaaaaaatctgagtgccTGGTAgattacaaataataataataaatcatcCTGTCACAGTGGCTTTTGTaccaaaaagtacattttatgTCCTGCAAACAAGCATTAGAAATGTCAGAGTATATTAAAATACATTATCTACAGTAATAGTAGAATGATGTTATACAATATTTTACCCCCAAAACCTCTTATTGGTCCTTAAAAGACagactggctgttgtcaaattgactagaCCTGAGCCACACACTAACCCATTGTGCTACTGCCACAGGCTTTATTtgacgagatttgctggcctcaaaAATATGACGTGTAGCTCCTTTTTAAAAATTCCTTGTGGGATAAGTTAATCTCTTTTTAAAGATTAGGCTTTCCACAATAACGCCACTTGTATTGGCCTCTTGTATTGACATGTGCAGTTGTAGAGCAACATGAGGAGCCTGTCTCATGTTGAAATGGGTGTCAAAGAAACATTTGAGCTGTTAAAGGTGACTGTGGTCTTACTCTGACCAGACAGTCTGTATCACTACCATCTGAACTATTACAAGATTGTTAAGTGTCTATTCTCTCTCTTGAGCATTCAATGGCATCTGAAAGAATTAGACATATAGGTGGGGGGGGTTGGTGTGTCATATCACGCAAACCCCTGTCTGCACTTATAGAATTCAAATTTAGCGGGAGTCAACTAGGGTTATTGTCTTGCATACTGCAAATCAAACAGCCTGACGGATGTGGATTGTTCACATGCGAACAGACGTTTCACATAATATAGCAAAACATGAATCATGTCTGATCAATAAGGATGTTAAAGTGTGCAAacctttttttgtttttcaaaatATGAAATAGAAATGTGTGCTGGGATTGGTTAATACTTGCTCTGAGACACAGAAAGTCGCATAGAAGATAGTTGGTGCGGGAGTCTTCCAATTCAGCCCTCTGTCTTCCTGGATTTGTCTTCCTTCCTTTATCCAATGGGTTCTACCAGCCATTGCATGGTCGCTGTTCATGTTGTGCAGAACCTCCGATTCCAGGATTTTGATTCTGCCgtggtccatggtgctgaatctcAGATCACTGCTGTGTCCTTGTTTGTCTAGATCTAGCATTCTATATGTTTTATTAAGTACTGGGATTTTATTAAGAGCGATTACTGAAGGTAACCAACCTCTGCTTGACTGTTCAGCATAGCAGGTAAATGTTAGTTTCACCCGAATTAGAAGTGTTGATACCCTCTCCCTGATTTTTGTTGGGGAAAAATCATGTATTTGTCTtagacagtgccttcagaaagtattcataccctatAAGTAGAAGGCAAGGTGATCCAATCTCACTTCTGCTGTTTTTGTCTAGGGAGACCCTGGCCCAGGCAATTCGACAATCCAAAAATTACACCAATATCTCAAATCTACGGATCATAGCATATCATTATACGCCGACGATATCTTTATCTAGACAGTGTATCCTAATTCCTCCCAAGAGCTTTGAAGATCATAGACAAATTCAGCTCCATCTCAACTAAATAAATCTAACCAAATCTGCCCTACTGCCTCTGTCAACCCTGAGGGAAGACTCCATCTACCAATTGAATCCCAGTTGAAATCCATAATGTGGTTTAAAAGTGTGTATTTTTAATTGaaacgttatttaactaggcaagtcaattaagaacaaattcttatttacaatgacggccaaacccggaccacGCTGTGCGCCGCCCTCTGGGACTCAATCATGGCTGGGTGTGATACAGCATGGAATCGAACCAGGAActctagtgatgcctcttgcactgagatgcattgccttagaccgctgtgccaatatatatatatatgagagcaAGGTAAGTGAGCCCGGTTA
This sequence is a window from Oncorhynchus clarkii lewisi isolate Uvic-CL-2024 chromosome 26, UVic_Ocla_1.0, whole genome shotgun sequence. Protein-coding genes within it:
- the LOC139384783 gene encoding methylthioribulose-1-phosphate dehydratase isoform X1, producing MAKGKELSEDVRNLIITKHGLKQGYKSISRDLGIAVSTVRNVIRKHAVHGVVVNLPGRGRKKNLVPPGEKERTCKKNLVPPVEKAVRSASIQNKMTSVCDATIEDKENGSESTESQDKEHPRLLIPELCRLFYQLGWVTGTGGGLSLRRGDQIYIAPSGVQKERLQPDDMFVCDVEERDISSPPPWKNLKKSQCTPLFMNAFTMRAAQAVIHTHSKAAVMATLFYPGKEFRITHQEMIKGIRKGTSKTNYRYDETLVVPIIENTPEERDLKERMALAMEQYPDSCAVLVRRHGVYVWGESWEKAKTMCECYDYLFDIAVQMKQSGMDPSAPPVEENHYYDVQPSQ
- the LOC139384783 gene encoding methylthioribulose-1-phosphate dehydratase isoform X2 yields the protein MTSVCDATIEDKENGSESTESQDKEHPRLLIPELCRLFYQLGWVTGTGGGLSLRRGDQIYIAPSGVQKERLQPDDMFVCDVEERDISSPPPWKNLKKSQCTPLFMNAFTMRAAQAVIHTHSKAAVMATLFYPGKEFRITHQEMIKGIRKGTSKTNYRYDETLVVPIIENTPEERDLKERMALAMEQYPDSCAVLVRRHGVYVWGESWEKAKTMCECYDYLFDIAVQMKQSGMDPSAPPVEENHYYDVQPSQ